The following proteins are encoded in a genomic region of Acetobacter oryzoeni:
- a CDS encoding Tim44 domain-containing protein encodes MKPRILAPVLTAFLSIGLIAGPLALHADARPGQGGSMGSRGSRTWSAPPPTRTAPYSAAPMERSITPRTAPSPNYGPQTAPFARPAAPFAQSGVRHPFLTGFAGGFLGAGLFGLLSGHGLLGGMHSFFSLIGLMIQVAFVVMIVMWLVRRFTGNKSSGGSGFSMGAGGVANSPGVTPGAMPSAGGNASLQINTADYQAFQQTLMDIQTAWNQQNIAAMQQMATPEMVSYFNEQLSALASQGARNVVSDVHFIQGDLAEAWRENGMDFATVAMRYSLIDLTTNAMGQVIQGSSTEPVNITELWTFTRPSRGGRWLLSAIQQTRQ; translated from the coding sequence CCGCCTTCCTGAGCATCGGCCTTATTGCGGGGCCTTTGGCCCTGCATGCTGATGCCCGACCCGGCCAAGGTGGCTCTATGGGCAGCCGTGGCAGCAGAACATGGAGCGCGCCTCCGCCCACACGTACGGCTCCTTACAGTGCGGCCCCAATGGAACGCTCCATTACGCCGCGCACGGCGCCTTCCCCTAACTATGGGCCGCAAACAGCACCGTTTGCACGCCCGGCAGCCCCCTTTGCACAATCCGGCGTTCGGCATCCATTCCTGACCGGGTTTGCTGGTGGGTTTTTGGGGGCTGGCTTGTTCGGTCTGCTGAGCGGGCACGGCCTTTTGGGCGGCATGCACAGCTTTTTCAGCCTGATCGGGTTGATGATCCAAGTGGCCTTTGTTGTCATGATCGTCATGTGGCTGGTGCGTCGCTTTACGGGCAATAAAAGCTCTGGTGGCAGCGGTTTTTCCATGGGTGCTGGCGGTGTGGCCAATTCACCGGGAGTAACACCAGGGGCTATGCCTTCTGCTGGTGGGAATGCCTCCTTGCAGATTAACACTGCAGATTATCAGGCCTTCCAGCAAACGCTGATGGATATTCAGACAGCGTGGAACCAGCAGAATATTGCGGCCATGCAGCAAATGGCCACGCCTGAAATGGTGTCCTACTTTAACGAGCAGCTTTCTGCCCTTGCCAGCCAAGGGGCACGCAACGTTGTTTCGGATGTGCATTTCATTCAGGGCGATCTGGCCGAGGCATGGCGTGAAAACGGCATGGACTTTGCCACCGTTGCCATGCGCTACAGCCTGATTGACCTCACCACCAATGCCATGGGGCAGGTTATTCAGGGGAGTTCTACCGAACCGGTGAACATTACCGAGTTGTGGACCTTTACCCGGCCCTCTCGCGGGGGGCGCTGGCTGCTTTCGGCCATACAGCAAACCCGTCAGTAA